In Nostoc sp. UHCC 0926, a single genomic region encodes these proteins:
- a CDS encoding RrF2 family transcriptional regulator: MELSCKSEYAILALLEMAAHYESGEPLQIRHIAAQQNIPDRYLEQLLATLRRGGIVKSQRGSKGGYLLTREPRKIILFEILECLEGLEVRTCEENVNLKTLDSSVIEEIWQEASRAANSVLQKYTLQDLCEKRDSRRQLDIMYYI, encoded by the coding sequence GTGGAACTATCGTGTAAATCGGAATACGCAATTCTAGCCTTATTAGAGATGGCCGCTCATTACGAAAGCGGCGAACCGCTGCAAATTCGACACATTGCAGCACAACAAAACATACCCGATCGCTATCTGGAACAGCTACTAGCAACCTTGAGGCGTGGGGGTATAGTCAAGAGTCAGCGCGGATCAAAAGGTGGCTATCTATTAACGCGAGAACCCCGGAAAATCATCCTTTTTGAGATTTTGGAATGTTTAGAAGGGTTAGAGGTGCGGACTTGTGAAGAAAACGTTAATCTCAAAACGCTAGACAGTTCGGTTATAGAAGAAATTTGGCAAGAAGCAAGTCGCGCGGCAAATTCAGTGTTGCAAAAATATACGCTCCAGGATCTTTGTGAAAAACGAGATTCCCGGCGGCAGTTGGATATCATGTACTACATTTAG
- a CDS encoding iron uptake porin yields the protein MSNLLWKSLVVSPAVLGATLLVSTTAIAAPTTTTEVSPAKQPGVTEVAQQPEILAQTTIDQVNRYSNEGNQNNAQSQVTSVSQFSDVQPTDWAFQALQSLVERYGCIAGYPNSTYRGNRALTRYEFAAGLNACLDRVNELIATATADLVTKQDLATLQRLQEEFSAELATLRGRVDSLEARTAELEANQFSTTTKLVGEAVFAVSDAFGGNTGDNNNTVFQDRVRLDLQTSFTGRDVLHTRLAAGNAQAFSLRDNAGNPINTAEGTQTFEVSSTGNNSVNIDRLTYEAPIGPAQVYLAASGGRHSHYAAVNNPYFFDTTDGGNGALSTFASESPIYRIGGGAGIALNLPLGKGGGILGNSSITAGYLASEANNPGLGSGLADGDYAALGQLNFSVGDRLALAATYVHGYSAAGGFLFNSGSTSDGTFGDIQVGTGQANILSTTNASSSNSYGVSAAFRPSDKLSISGFVSYHNITGFGANDDFDAWSYGVGVALPDFGKKGNVLGVFAGVEPYSFNRPGFVGNDKPYHFEGFYKYRVSDNVSVTPGVIWLTSPGQNSDNDDAFIGTLRTTFTF from the coding sequence ATGTCTAATCTATTGTGGAAATCCTTAGTGGTTAGCCCAGCAGTTTTGGGAGCAACATTGTTAGTTTCGACAACAGCAATTGCGGCTCCAACCACAACCACTGAAGTATCACCAGCCAAACAACCGGGTGTAACGGAAGTTGCCCAACAGCCAGAAATATTGGCTCAAACAACCATAGACCAAGTTAATCGCTACAGCAATGAAGGCAACCAAAATAACGCTCAGTCTCAAGTAACATCGGTTTCTCAATTTTCCGACGTACAACCCACTGACTGGGCATTCCAAGCATTGCAGTCCTTGGTTGAGCGCTATGGTTGTATTGCAGGTTACCCAAATTCTACTTATCGCGGTAACCGTGCTTTGACCCGTTATGAATTTGCCGCTGGTTTGAATGCCTGTTTGGATCGGGTTAACGAATTGATTGCCACAGCAACAGCTGACTTGGTGACCAAACAAGATTTAGCGACTTTGCAACGGTTGCAAGAAGAATTTTCCGCAGAATTGGCAACCCTACGCGGTCGTGTCGATTCCCTAGAAGCGCGAACTGCTGAATTAGAAGCTAATCAGTTCTCCACTACCACAAAATTAGTCGGTGAAGCTGTTTTTGCCGTTAGTGATGCGTTTGGAGGTAATACTGGTGACAACAACAATACCGTCTTCCAAGATCGGGTACGTTTAGACTTACAAACCAGCTTCACAGGTAGAGACGTTTTACATACTCGTCTCGCTGCTGGTAATGCACAAGCCTTTTCACTAAGGGATAACGCTGGTAATCCGATCAACACTGCTGAAGGCACACAAACGTTTGAAGTCAGTAGCACTGGTAACAATAGTGTCAACATAGACCGCTTGACCTATGAAGCTCCCATAGGCCCAGCCCAAGTTTACCTTGCAGCTAGTGGCGGACGGCATAGCCATTATGCGGCTGTCAACAACCCTTACTTTTTTGATACTACTGACGGTGGTAATGGTGCTTTGTCTACCTTTGCTTCTGAAAGTCCTATCTATCGTATTGGTGGCGGTGCAGGTATAGCGCTCAATCTACCCCTTGGTAAAGGTGGCGGCATCCTGGGAAATAGCTCAATCACTGCGGGTTACTTGGCATCGGAAGCTAATAATCCTGGTCTTGGTTCAGGTCTGGCCGACGGTGACTATGCTGCTTTAGGACAGTTGAACTTTAGTGTTGGCGATCGCTTGGCTTTAGCTGCTACCTATGTTCACGGATATAGTGCCGCAGGTGGTTTCTTGTTCAACTCAGGTTCCACATCAGATGGAACTTTTGGAGATATTCAAGTAGGTACTGGACAAGCTAACATTCTAAGTACCACAAATGCATCTTCAAGTAATTCCTATGGTGTGTCGGCTGCCTTTAGGCCCAGCGACAAACTGTCAATTAGTGGCTTCGTCTCTTACCACAATATCACTGGCTTTGGTGCAAATGATGATTTTGACGCTTGGAGCTATGGTGTTGGGGTAGCCTTACCTGATTTCGGTAAAAAAGGTAACGTTTTAGGTGTTTTTGCTGGTGTCGAACCCTATTCCTTTAACCGACCAGGTTTTGTTGGTAATGATAAACCCTATCACTTTGAAGGCTTCTACAAGTATCGCGTGTCGGATAATGTCTCAGTTACCCCTGGTGTAATCTGGTTGACCTCTCCTGGTCAAAACAGCGATAACGATGATGCGTTTATCGGTACACTCAGAACAACTTTCACCTTCTAG
- a CDS encoding aminotransferase class V-fold PLP-dependent enzyme, producing MDFRLSFNNLWSLDPAVTFLNHGSFGACPKQVLAVQQRLRSQLEQEPLRFFGREWEPLLDDARSKLAAFVGADVQDLVFVPNATTGVNSVLRSLTFSSEDEILTTNHEYNACRNALDFVASRTGARVVVAKIPFPIDSPQEVVAAVIERVSPKTRLALLDHVTSQTGLIFPIQELVKELQQRGIDTLVDGAHAPGMISLNLEEIGATYYTGNCHKWLCAPKGAAFLYVRRDKQLEIRPLTISHGTNSPRTDKTRFQLEFDWTGTDDPTAYMCVPEAIAFMGSLLPGGWRELMQQNHHLVLQGRRLLCEALEVQPPCPEEMIGSMAVVPLPTILENRDFMSIHDELFDKFGIQVQMIPWQEKPRLLVRISAQIYNTPEQYEYLAKVLKGLLSG from the coding sequence TTGGATTTTAGATTATCCTTCAATAATCTATGGTCGCTTGATCCAGCTGTGACGTTTCTGAATCATGGGTCTTTTGGTGCTTGTCCTAAACAAGTGCTGGCAGTTCAACAAAGACTGCGATCGCAGCTAGAACAAGAACCCTTACGCTTTTTTGGTAGAGAATGGGAACCGCTGCTAGACGATGCCAGGAGTAAGCTGGCGGCGTTTGTGGGTGCTGATGTCCAAGATTTGGTATTTGTCCCCAATGCGACGACTGGTGTGAATTCGGTGTTAAGGTCGCTGACGTTTTCATCAGAAGACGAAATACTCACAACCAACCACGAATATAATGCTTGCCGCAATGCACTTGATTTTGTTGCCAGTCGCACTGGTGCGCGGGTGGTGGTGGCAAAAATTCCTTTCCCGATTGACTCGCCACAGGAAGTAGTAGCAGCAGTAATTGAGCGAGTTTCACCAAAAACACGATTAGCGCTTTTGGATCATGTTACCAGCCAGACAGGGCTAATTTTCCCAATCCAAGAGTTGGTGAAGGAGTTGCAACAACGGGGTATAGATACATTGGTAGATGGTGCCCATGCGCCTGGAATGATTTCCCTCAATTTGGAAGAAATTGGTGCGACTTATTACACCGGGAATTGTCATAAATGGCTGTGTGCGCCAAAAGGGGCAGCATTTTTGTATGTGCGACGAGATAAACAGTTAGAAATTCGTCCTCTGACAATTAGCCACGGGACAAATTCGCCACGCACTGATAAAACACGCTTTCAGTTGGAATTTGACTGGACAGGTACAGACGATCCTACAGCTTATATGTGTGTACCAGAAGCGATCGCTTTTATGGGTTCGTTGCTACCTGGTGGGTGGAGAGAATTGATGCAGCAAAATCATCACCTAGTGTTGCAGGGAAGACGGCTACTTTGTGAAGCGCTAGAAGTGCAGCCGCCTTGTCCAGAGGAAATGATTGGTTCAATGGCGGTTGTGCCATTGCCTACGATATTAGAAAACCGCGATTTCATGTCTATACATGATGAGTTGTTTGATAAGTTTGGTATTCAAGTGCAGATGATTCCGTGGCAGGAAAAACCTCGGCTGTTGGTAAGGATTTCGGCACAGATTTACAATACACCGGAACAGTATGAGTATTTGGCAAAGGTGCTAAAGGGGTTGCTTTCCGGTTAA
- a CDS encoding NYN domain-containing protein, translated as MPRSLLEAVLLVDGYNIIGAWPCLKKTRDSVGLEAARGELVEAMTGYSAFQGYATQIVFDAQYQNSSSNKEIITELLSVYYTDFGQTADTYIEKSCASMRQQIAQSLISRVIVATSDRAQQLMIQGYGAEWLSAQQLCGEVEATVCRIRQKYHTRKQSKSRFLANAIDAKARQRLAELRMGLQ; from the coding sequence ATGCCCCGTTCCTTACTCGAAGCCGTTTTGTTAGTAGACGGCTACAATATAATTGGCGCTTGGCCTTGCCTTAAAAAAACGCGTGATAGTGTTGGACTAGAGGCAGCACGGGGTGAACTTGTAGAAGCAATGACTGGTTATAGTGCGTTTCAAGGTTATGCAACTCAGATAGTTTTTGATGCCCAATATCAGAACTCTTCTAGTAATAAAGAAATTATTACTGAGCTTTTATCTGTTTATTACACTGATTTTGGGCAAACAGCAGATACTTATATTGAAAAATCTTGTGCGTCTATGCGCCAGCAAATAGCCCAGTCTTTGATTTCTCGTGTGATTGTTGCTACATCAGATCGGGCACAGCAGTTGATGATACAAGGGTATGGGGCTGAATGGTTGTCCGCACAACAACTCTGTGGGGAAGTGGAAGCTACCGTCTGTCGGATACGACAGAAGTATCATACGCGCAAACAATCTAAGAGTAGGTTTTTAGCTAATGCCATTGATGCTAAGGCGCGGCAGCGTCTGGCTGAATTACGAATGGGATTACAGTAG
- a CDS encoding 2-phosphosulfolactate phosphatase family protein, which translates to MKLFVYHTPELTPTDEAPECAIAVDVLRATSTIATVLAAGGEAVQVFSDLDQLIEVSEKWPPEKRLRAGERGGAKVPGFELGNSPLDCTPELVQGRRLFISTTNGTRALQRVQDSPNLLAAALINRAAVVQFLKRKQPETVWIIGSGWEGSFSLEDTVCAGAIAHSLLEQTTLSLEELAGNDEVISAIALYSQWQDNLLGLLHQASHGQRLLRLDCQEDLKYCSQTDILDVLPIQQETGVLKSQKG; encoded by the coding sequence GTGAAGCTATTCGTATACCACACTCCTGAATTGACTCCAACGGATGAAGCGCCAGAATGTGCGATCGCAGTCGATGTCTTGCGAGCCACTAGCACAATTGCGACAGTTTTGGCAGCTGGAGGCGAAGCTGTACAAGTATTCAGCGATTTAGATCAGTTAATTGAAGTTAGCGAAAAATGGCCACCGGAAAAACGTCTGCGGGCTGGAGAACGCGGCGGCGCGAAAGTACCTGGCTTTGAGTTGGGTAACTCTCCCCTCGACTGCACACCAGAATTGGTGCAGGGGCGGCGCTTGTTTATCAGTACCACCAATGGCACCCGTGCTTTACAACGGGTGCAAGACTCCCCAAATCTATTAGCAGCAGCCTTAATTAACCGGGCGGCGGTGGTGCAATTTCTCAAAAGAAAACAACCAGAGACAGTCTGGATTATCGGTTCCGGTTGGGAAGGCAGTTTTTCTTTAGAGGATACAGTTTGTGCGGGTGCGATCGCTCATAGTCTTTTAGAGCAAACCACCTTGTCACTGGAGGAATTAGCTGGTAACGATGAAGTAATAAGTGCGATCGCTCTTTACTCTCAGTGGCAAGATAACTTATTGGGATTACTTCACCAAGCTAGTCACGGTCAACGATTGTTGCGTCTTGACTGTCAAGAAGATTTAAAATATTGTTCCCAAACTGATATTTTAGATGTCTTGCCCATACAACAAGAGACGGGAGTTTTGAAAAGTCAAAAAGGATAG
- the psbD gene encoding photosystem II D2 protein (photosystem q(a) protein) — translation MTIAVGRAPSRGWFDVLDDWLKRDRFVFVGWSGILLFPCAFLALGGWLTGTTFVTSWYTHGLASSYLEGANFLTVAVSTPADSMGHSLLLLWGPEAQGDLTRWFQLGGLWPFVALHGAFGLIGFMLRQFEIARLVGIRPYNALAFSAPIAVFVSVFLMYPLGQSSWFFAPSFGVAAIFRFLLFLQGFHNWTLNPFHMMGVAGVLGGALLCAIHGATVENTLFEDGEAANTFRAFNPTQSEETYSMVTANRFWSQIFGIAFSNKRWLHFFMLFVPVTGLWMSAVGIVGLALNLRAYDFVSQELRAAEDPEFETFYTKNILLNEGIRAWMAPQDQPHEQFVFPEEVLPRGNAL, via the coding sequence ATGACCATCGCAGTTGGACGCGCCCCCAGTAGAGGGTGGTTTGACGTTCTAGACGACTGGCTCAAGCGCGATCGCTTCGTATTCGTAGGTTGGTCAGGGATACTATTGTTTCCCTGCGCCTTCCTAGCACTAGGCGGTTGGCTGACCGGCACCACCTTCGTCACCTCTTGGTACACCCACGGATTAGCCTCCTCCTACCTAGAAGGTGCTAACTTCCTAACAGTGGCAGTATCTACCCCCGCCGACAGCATGGGACATTCCCTATTACTGTTGTGGGGACCAGAAGCCCAAGGCGACCTCACTCGTTGGTTCCAATTGGGTGGCTTGTGGCCATTTGTAGCCCTGCACGGAGCCTTTGGTTTGATTGGCTTCATGTTGCGGCAATTTGAAATTGCCCGTCTAGTAGGTATCCGTCCTTACAACGCCCTCGCCTTCTCAGCTCCGATTGCGGTATTCGTCAGCGTATTTCTGATGTACCCCTTGGGACAATCTAGCTGGTTCTTTGCACCCAGCTTTGGCGTCGCGGCAATTTTCCGGTTCCTACTATTCCTGCAAGGCTTCCACAACTGGACACTCAACCCCTTCCACATGATGGGTGTTGCTGGTGTATTGGGTGGCGCTCTATTGTGCGCCATTCACGGAGCCACAGTGGAAAACACCTTGTTTGAAGACGGTGAAGCAGCTAACACCTTCCGCGCTTTCAATCCTACCCAGTCGGAAGAAACCTACTCAATGGTGACAGCAAACCGTTTCTGGTCACAGATTTTCGGTATTGCTTTCTCTAACAAGCGCTGGTTGCACTTCTTCATGTTGTTCGTGCCAGTCACAGGCTTGTGGATGAGCGCCGTCGGCATCGTCGGTTTAGCCCTCAACTTACGGGCTTATGATTTCGTTTCCCAAGAATTACGGGCGGCGGAAGACCCGGAGTTTGAAACCTTCTATACCAAAAACATTTTACTGAATGAGGGTATCCGCGCTTGGATGGCTCCTCAAGATCAACCCCACGAACAATTTGTATTCCCTGAGGAAGTTCTACCTCGCGGTAACGCTCTCTAA
- a CDS encoding M56 family metallopeptidase → MHLIMILNALAVAWWLRSSWNHHQGNWSLRWQRSLFLFLFPPLLIFMTAIAVLFMGPQGEMGGMYTGSVSYVVALIYMAFFAILCIKLAFQGWQSVESAHNCPLVNLGDKRARLLQTGALFAGQIGFWQPELVISQGLLQTLSPDHLESVLAHEEGHHYYRDTFWFFWLGWVRSCTVWLPNTEPLWEELLALRELRADSYAALQVDPLVLAESLLLVVSTSPVLSEICCAALGSSGADRLEQRVEALLAPPEPTPEAQLQSWHGFLLAFLPLLSVIFHS, encoded by the coding sequence ATGCATCTAATAATGATTTTGAATGCTTTGGCAGTCGCCTGGTGGTTGAGATCCTCTTGGAATCACCACCAAGGCAATTGGAGTCTGCGGTGGCAGCGATCGCTATTTTTGTTCCTCTTCCCCCCCTTGCTAATTTTCATGACAGCGATCGCCGTGCTGTTTATGGGGCCCCAAGGAGAAATGGGCGGGATGTACACAGGCTCCGTCAGCTATGTAGTGGCATTAATTTATATGGCATTTTTTGCCATTTTATGTATTAAACTTGCCTTCCAGGGTTGGCAGTCTGTGGAATCTGCTCATAACTGTCCCCTGGTGAATTTGGGGGATAAACGAGCCAGGTTACTGCAAACAGGCGCGTTGTTTGCGGGTCAAATTGGTTTTTGGCAACCAGAATTAGTGATTAGCCAGGGATTACTGCAAACTCTCTCACCAGACCATTTAGAAAGCGTCTTAGCGCATGAGGAAGGGCATCACTATTATAGGGATACATTCTGGTTTTTTTGGCTGGGTTGGGTGCGTTCCTGCACAGTATGGTTGCCGAATACAGAGCCTTTGTGGGAAGAACTGTTAGCTTTGCGCGAACTCCGTGCCGACAGTTATGCAGCATTGCAGGTAGACCCTTTGGTGTTAGCGGAATCACTTTTATTAGTAGTTAGTACCAGCCCAGTATTATCGGAAATTTGCTGTGCTGCATTGGGTTCCTCTGGTGCAGATCGTTTAGAACAAAGAGTAGAAGCTTTATTAGCACCACCAGAACCAACCCCAGAAGCTCAATTGCAATCCTGGCATGGCTTTCTGTTGGCGTTCCTGCCTCTACTGAGTGTGATATTTCATAGTTAA
- a CDS encoding BlaI/MecI/CopY family transcriptional regulator: MAPLPDYRPKQLSLGPLEAEILNIIWELGSVTVKDVHDRILADPNRELAYTSVTTVLRRLTDKGWLACDKKERAFYWRPLLSKQQADVIKAHEQLQRFLAVGNPDVVAAFADSLDEAASEQIAAIAKRIQSARQAREEQ, translated from the coding sequence ATGGCACCTTTACCCGATTACCGCCCTAAACAACTATCTTTAGGGCCATTGGAAGCGGAAATTTTAAATATCATCTGGGAACTTGGTTCAGTCACAGTAAAGGATGTACACGATCGCATTCTGGCTGATCCCAACCGCGAATTAGCTTATACTTCTGTAACCACCGTCTTACGTCGCCTCACTGATAAAGGTTGGCTGGCGTGCGACAAGAAAGAGCGAGCATTCTATTGGCGACCATTGTTGAGCAAGCAACAAGCAGATGTCATCAAAGCTCACGAGCAGTTACAGCGATTTCTAGCGGTGGGGAACCCCGATGTTGTTGCTGCCTTTGCTGATAGTCTGGATGAAGCAGCTAGTGAGCAAATAGCAGCGATCGCCAAACGTATTCAATCTGCACGCCAAGCCAGGGAGGAACAATGA
- a CDS encoding 4a-hydroxytetrahydrobiopterin dehydratase, with the protein MAQLLTKAEIQENAKVLSGWTVEDSKLQTTRRFKDFIQAIEFVNKLVEPAESAGHHPDIEISYNKVKIILTTHDAGGLTQTDFDVARAISQIN; encoded by the coding sequence ATGGCACAACTACTCACTAAGGCGGAAATTCAAGAAAATGCAAAGGTTTTGTCAGGTTGGACTGTTGAAGACTCCAAATTGCAGACTACTCGCAGATTCAAGGATTTTATCCAAGCAATTGAGTTTGTTAATAAGCTGGTGGAGCCGGCTGAGTCAGCAGGACATCATCCAGATATAGAAATTTCCTACAACAAAGTGAAGATTATCCTGACAACACATGATGCAGGCGGGCTGACGCAGACAGACTTTGATGTAGCGCGGGCGATTTCCCAAATCAACTAA
- the rfbC gene encoding dTDP-4-dehydrorhamnose 3,5-epimerase yields MSIVHTKIPEVIQLEPQVFADDRGFFFEAYNHQKFVQQTGIVANFVQDNHSYSKQNVLRGLHYQIQQPQGKLIRCVVGTIFDVAVDIRKSSATFGNWVGYELSAKNKRLMWIPPGFAHGFLVLSEIAEVLYKTTDYYAPQGDRTILWNDPDLAIDWPLNGPPVLSAKDQAGKPFKTAEIFD; encoded by the coding sequence ATGAGCATTGTACATACCAAAATTCCCGAAGTTATACAACTCGAACCCCAAGTATTTGCAGACGATCGCGGTTTCTTTTTTGAAGCCTATAACCACCAAAAATTTGTTCAACAGACAGGTATTGTTGCCAACTTCGTCCAAGATAACCATTCTTACTCTAAGCAAAACGTCCTGCGTGGGCTGCACTACCAAATCCAACAACCCCAAGGTAAACTCATTCGTTGTGTTGTTGGTACCATCTTTGACGTAGCCGTAGATATTAGAAAAAGTTCGGCTACCTTTGGGAATTGGGTAGGTTATGAACTCAGTGCTAAAAACAAACGCCTAATGTGGATACCACCAGGCTTTGCTCACGGCTTTCTCGTGCTTTCAGAAATAGCTGAAGTTCTCTACAAAACTACAGATTACTACGCACCCCAAGGCGATCGCACCATCCTATGGAACGATCCAGATTTAGCTATAGATTGGCCTCTGAATGGGCCACCGGTTTTATCAGCTAAAGACCAAGCCGGGAAACCTTTTAAAACTGCTGAAATATTTGATTAA
- a CDS encoding methyltransferase, which yields MNSLEPSISTEVPASDVMLQMISGFWVSRAIHAAAKLGIADYLKEQPKTVEELAASTDTHVPSLYRLLRALASVGIFAEDDHHRFGLTPLAATLQTDVPGSLRFFAISELGQVHYLGWDNLLHSIKTGEIAFDHIAGMSVWDHYVKNSEAGKLFNWSMTSLTASILEAIICSYDFSAFNTVVDVGGGQGSLVTSILKAYPTVKGIVFDIPTVIEEAKSSLLTQGFVDRCTVVSGNFFESVTAGGDAYLLKHIIHDWDEEKAIAILKNCHQAMSQHGTLLLFETIIPPGNASSFGKLLDLNMLVMTGGRERTEEEYQVLLLHAGFQLTQVIPTPSPISVIEALKI from the coding sequence ATGAATTCACTCGAACCAAGCATAAGTACTGAAGTCCCTGCATCCGATGTTATGCTCCAGATGATTTCTGGCTTTTGGGTGTCACGGGCAATCCACGCTGCTGCTAAACTTGGTATTGCTGACTACCTTAAGGAACAGCCAAAGACAGTAGAGGAACTAGCTGCAAGCACTGATACTCACGTGCCATCTTTGTACAGATTACTGCGGGCGCTTGCTAGTGTGGGTATATTTGCTGAAGATGACCATCATCGATTTGGCTTAACACCCTTGGCTGCTACGTTACAAACGGATGTTCCTGGTTCTTTGCGTTTTTTTGCCATTTCCGAACTGGGACAAGTGCACTACTTAGGCTGGGATAACCTGCTACATAGCATCAAAACTGGCGAGATTGCGTTTGACCACATCGCTGGAATGAGTGTTTGGGATCATTACGTTAAAAACTCCGAAGCTGGCAAGTTGTTTAATTGGTCAATGACAAGTCTAACAGCTTCCATTTTGGAAGCAATTATTTGCAGTTATGACTTTTCAGCATTCAACACTGTTGTTGATGTGGGAGGAGGTCAGGGCAGTTTGGTGACAAGCATCCTCAAAGCTTATCCGACTGTTAAAGGCATTGTCTTTGATATACCAACGGTGATAGAAGAAGCAAAATCTAGCCTGCTAACACAAGGTTTTGTAGACCGCTGTACTGTAGTGTCAGGGAACTTCTTTGAGTCAGTAACAGCAGGTGGTGACGCTTACCTTCTCAAGCACATCATTCATGACTGGGATGAGGAAAAAGCGATCGCTATTCTCAAAAACTGTCATCAGGCAATGTCACAGCATGGTACACTCCTGCTGTTTGAGACAATAATTCCTCCTGGGAATGCATCTTCTTTCGGTAAGTTGCTTGACCTGAATATGCTAGTTATGACTGGTGGACGCGAACGCACAGAGGAGGAATATCAAGTGCTACTGCTTCATGCTGGCTTCCAACTTACCCAAGTTATTCCAACTCCGTCACCAATTAGCGTTATTGAGGCGCTAAAAATTTAA
- the rfbD gene encoding dTDP-4-dehydrorhamnose reductase — MSKSILLIGSNGQVGKELQQILPSSSNIISVARPTVDLAQPDTLCSVIRSNQPQIIINAAAYTAVDKAESEPELASAINAIAPLIIAQESQKLGAFLIHISTDYVFDGNGYRPYLETDATNPLSVYGKTKLAGEEAIRETCAHHLILRTAWVYGTFGKNNFVKTMLRLGAERQQLRVVADQIGSPTWAQDIATIIAQMIPQLTPEISDTYHYTNSGVASWYDFAVAIFEEAQQLGFPLKVERIVPITTAEYLTPARRPAYSVLACGKISAILGTYPPHWRERLRQMLTDLKIGHWA; from the coding sequence ATGAGTAAATCGATTTTGCTGATTGGTAGCAACGGTCAAGTAGGTAAGGAACTGCAACAAATACTCCCATCCTCCAGCAATATTATCTCAGTGGCACGCCCAACAGTAGACCTTGCCCAACCTGATACTCTGTGCAGCGTTATCAGATCCAACCAACCGCAAATCATCATAAACGCCGCTGCTTATACTGCTGTGGACAAAGCAGAAAGCGAACCCGAACTTGCTAGCGCTATTAATGCGATCGCACCCCTAATTATTGCCCAAGAAAGCCAAAAGTTAGGAGCTTTCCTAATTCATATTTCGACCGATTATGTTTTTGATGGTAATGGGTATCGCCCTTACCTGGAAACCGATGCAACTAATCCCTTGAGTGTCTATGGTAAAACCAAACTTGCTGGAGAGGAAGCAATTCGGGAAACTTGCGCCCATCACCTCATCCTCCGCACTGCTTGGGTTTATGGAACCTTTGGCAAAAATAATTTTGTCAAAACTATGCTGCGACTAGGTGCAGAACGCCAACAACTTCGTGTTGTCGCCGATCAAATTGGTAGCCCGACTTGGGCGCAAGATATAGCCACAATCATAGCCCAGATGATTCCCCAGTTAACCCCAGAAATTAGCGACACTTATCACTACACTAATAGCGGCGTTGCTAGCTGGTATGATTTTGCCGTTGCCATTTTTGAAGAAGCCCAACAGCTAGGCTTCCCTTTAAAAGTTGAACGTATTGTCCCCATTACAACCGCCGAATATCTGACACCAGCCCGTCGCCCTGCTTATTCCGTCCTTGCTTGCGGGAAAATTTCAGCAATTTTAGGGACTTATCCCCCCCATTGGCGAGAAAGACTTCGACAAATGCTCACAGATTTGAAAATTGGGCATTGGGCATAG
- a CDS encoding ABC transporter ATP-binding protein translates to MAQVGIEVKDLNFSWPNGEKVIKSCSLEVPKGEFWMLLGTNGSGKSTLLRLLAGLLAPESGKIRVLHPVGFVFQNPDHQLVMPTVGADVAFGLVEEKLPPAATRARVEEALGAVNLLAFQRRPIYALSGGQKQRVAIAGAIARRCEVLLLDEPTALLDPDSQLDLVAGVRRLVKSRGITALWVTHRLDELNYCDGAFLLEEGSLVDKGEAQRLKQRLMQVHSEAS, encoded by the coding sequence ATGGCTCAAGTGGGCATTGAGGTCAAGGATTTAAATTTCAGTTGGCCTAATGGAGAGAAAGTTATCAAATCTTGCTCTTTAGAAGTACCCAAGGGTGAGTTTTGGATGCTCTTGGGTACAAATGGCAGCGGGAAATCAACGTTACTTAGACTGCTGGCGGGGTTATTAGCTCCTGAGTCTGGGAAAATTCGGGTTTTGCACCCCGTTGGCTTTGTCTTCCAAAATCCAGATCATCAACTGGTGATGCCAACGGTTGGTGCTGATGTGGCTTTTGGATTGGTAGAAGAAAAGTTGCCACCTGCTGCTACCAGAGCAAGGGTTGAGGAGGCGCTAGGGGCGGTTAATTTGCTTGCCTTCCAGCGACGCCCTATCTATGCACTCTCTGGGGGACAGAAACAGCGAGTCGCGATCGCAGGTGCGATCGCCCGTCGCTGCGAAGTCTTATTATTAGATGAACCCACTGCCTTACTAGATCCAGATAGTCAGTTGGATTTAGTTGCTGGTGTGCGCCGTCTGGTCAAAAGTCGAGGTATTACAGCCCTGTGGGTGACACATCGATTAGACGAGTTAAATTACTGTGACGGCGCTTTCTTGCTAGAAGAAGGCTCTCTGGTAGATAAGGGTGAAGCCCAACGCCTCAAACAACGTCTGATGCAGGTACACAGCGAAGCCTCTTAA